A region of Beijerinckia sp. 28-YEA-48 DNA encodes the following proteins:
- a CDS encoding glycosyltransferase: MPAPLPIREADQTPQSGGIRAGLPEEAALAEALRLAFPHLDTATRHFDGAARRGETAASASPSPSVAVVIPCFNEAETIAKVVADFRAVLPHARIIVFDNRSTDATADVARAAGAEVMFEPQAGKGNVVRRMFADVDADVYLMVDGDGTYDAGSAPALVAKVVDQRIDMAVGARANIMADAHRSGHAVGNRLFNFLYCSLFGADYGDIFSGYRAFSRRFVKSFPALSSGFEIETELAVHASQLKLPCAEIATPYGARPEGSASKLRSVRDGLKILRTFAYLLKETRPAFFYGLLAGALAVLAVVLAVPLAETWLETGLVPRLPTAILCTGLMLLSGLMMTCGLILDSLARSRVEQKRILYLAISGLAGRRRL; encoded by the coding sequence TTGCCCGCACCTCTACCGATTCGTGAGGCAGACCAGACTCCGCAGTCCGGCGGCATCCGCGCAGGTTTGCCCGAAGAAGCGGCGTTGGCCGAAGCCTTGCGCTTGGCCTTTCCGCATCTCGACACCGCGACGCGTCATTTTGATGGCGCCGCGCGGCGCGGCGAAACAGCAGCCTCCGCCTCACCTTCGCCATCTGTCGCGGTTGTTATTCCCTGCTTCAACGAAGCGGAGACGATTGCCAAGGTTGTCGCCGATTTCCGCGCTGTGCTGCCGCACGCGCGCATCATCGTTTTCGACAATCGCTCGACGGACGCTACGGCCGACGTCGCGCGCGCGGCGGGCGCGGAAGTCATGTTCGAGCCGCAGGCCGGCAAGGGCAATGTCGTGCGCCGCATGTTCGCCGATGTGGATGCCGATGTGTATCTGATGGTCGACGGCGACGGCACTTACGATGCGGGTTCGGCGCCGGCGCTTGTGGCCAAGGTCGTCGACCAACGGATCGACATGGCGGTCGGTGCGCGGGCCAATATCATGGCGGATGCCCATCGCTCCGGTCATGCGGTCGGCAATCGGCTGTTCAATTTCCTCTATTGCTCGTTGTTCGGCGCCGACTATGGCGACATCTTTTCGGGCTATCGCGCGTTCTCGCGCCGTTTCGTGAAAAGTTTTCCGGCGCTGTCGTCAGGCTTTGAGATCGAAACCGAGCTTGCGGTTCACGCCAGTCAGTTGAAATTGCCTTGCGCCGAAATCGCCACGCCCTATGGCGCGCGGCCGGAAGGCTCGGCCTCGAAGCTGCGTTCCGTTCGCGACGGGCTCAAAATCCTGCGCACCTTTGCTTATCTCCTCAAGGAGACGCGGCCGGCGTTTTTCTACGGCCTGTTGGCCGGCGCACTGGCCGTGCTCGCGGTCGTGCTGGCCGTGCCTTTGGCCGAAACCTGGCTTGAGACCGGTCTCGTGCCGCGCTTGCCGACGGCGATTCTCTGCACCGGTTTGATGTTGTTGTCGGGCTTGATGATGACCTGCGGCCTCATCCTCGATTCCCTGGCGCGATCACGCGTCGAACAGAAACGCATCCTCTATCTGGCGATCTCCGGCCTCGCCGGCCGCCGGCGTCTATAG
- a CDS encoding Spy/CpxP family protein refolding chaperone, with amino-acid sequence MPHFLRASSTTKKIVFPLAFGAFALVAVHAGAQQASPPPGPPSATGDLAKPGGGPDGARPDDSRNRPRFSEEDRTAFFNARLASIRAGLMLTPDQDKMWPPVEAAVRDLIKLRGEQRAQFQAQRQAQSQSSGQSQDPAQAQQSNPLERLRLRGEAQMKHGEAVKKFAEAALPLYSSLNDDQKRRLRFLGRGLGQGMMGQGMQQQGMQQNDRRGPNDRGYDGRGERRWRDMDQRRGGYRGRDDDDRDDRRGYGDRRGSNDFQGYRQRSRQDSQDSSDGFDRGNGIEDWRDRF; translated from the coding sequence ATGCCGCACTTCCTCCGCGCATCGTCCACCACCAAAAAGATCGTCTTTCCGTTGGCCTTCGGCGCCTTCGCGCTGGTGGCGGTCCATGCCGGCGCGCAACAGGCATCACCTCCGCCCGGCCCCCCGTCCGCGACCGGCGATCTGGCCAAGCCGGGTGGCGGCCCCGACGGCGCCCGGCCCGATGACAGCCGCAACCGTCCGCGATTTTCGGAAGAAGACCGGACGGCGTTCTTCAACGCCCGCCTCGCCTCGATCCGCGCCGGCCTGATGCTGACCCCCGATCAGGACAAGATGTGGCCGCCGGTGGAAGCCGCCGTGCGCGACCTGATCAAACTGCGCGGCGAACAGCGGGCACAGTTCCAAGCCCAACGGCAGGCGCAAAGCCAATCCTCGGGCCAATCTCAAGACCCGGCGCAGGCCCAACAATCCAATCCGCTGGAACGTCTGCGCCTGCGTGGCGAAGCGCAGATGAAACATGGCGAAGCGGTCAAGAAATTCGCCGAAGCGGCCCTGCCGCTCTATTCCAGCCTCAACGATGATCAGAAGCGCCGGTTGCGCTTTCTCGGTCGGGGTCTTGGCCAAGGTATGATGGGCCAAGGCATGCAGCAGCAAGGCATGCAACAGAACGACCGTCGTGGCCCGAACGATCGTGGATACGACGGGCGCGGCGAACGGCGCTGGCGCGATATGGATCAACGGCGCGGCGGCTATCGTGGCCGCGACGATGACGACCGCGATGACCGCCGTGGCTATGGTGATCGCCGTGGCTCCAATGACTTTCAAGGCTATCGCCAGCGCTCGCGGCAAGACTCACAAGACAGCAGCGACGGCTTCGACCGCGGCAATGGCATCGAGGACTGGCGCGACCGGTTCTGA